The genomic interval ATGACTCATTATGAATTTATCCTACAGCTCAGCTAATGGCTTTACAAATTTCATAATCGGTTAAATCGATATCCACTTCCATTCCTAGTGCTAGCTTAGCCAACTGATCTCCGATATAAGGTCCCATCGTCAAGCCGGAAGCCCCGAGACCGTTTACCGCAAGCAGTCCCTCCCAATCTGGAATGGCGCCTATAACCGGAAGAAAATCGGCAGTAAAAGGGCGAAAGCCTACTCTTACTTCCTGAAATGTACTATCTGCCAGATCAGGTGCGAATGGAAGACATTTGCTTAAAATTTCATGCATTCCACCGGATGTGATCCTCGTATCATAACCTTCAATATCATTTTCATGAGTTGCTCCTATGACGATTTTTTGCTGATCAAAGGCGAGCAAATATTGATCGGAAGGCGGCATAACAACCGGCCAGATGCCAGTATTCTGTTTGGCATCTGGAACCTGCAAGTGCATGATTTGTGCTTTCTGATAACTCACTTTAAAATTAATGCCCAACGGTTGCAGCAGCTGCCCTGCCCAAGCCCCTGCACAGACGATCACGATGTCAGCCGGGTAACTAATTGCCTGGGCCGTTACACCCGTTATTCGGTTGGATTGATATTCAAGCCTAGCATCCCCATAGATAAGCTCAGCCCCATTCCTCTGTGCAGATCGAAGCAAAGCATCACGCAGCGCACGGCCGTCCACACGAGCAGCTCCACTAATATGAACGGAAGAATATCCTTCGACGAGCAGCGGGAAGAGCTCTCGGGTCCGTTGTTCATCAAGCTGCGTAATCTCACCGATTTCTGGAGCTTCTTCTAAACGCTTGTAAGCTCTCGCTTCCATTTTCTCGATTTTCTCCGAATCCATATGTATACTGAGGGCGCCTACCTTGGCATATCCGGTTTCGGTTTCCCCTTCACTTTCCAGCTCTTCAATTAAAACAGGGTAATAACTTGCTCCAGCCTTAGCAAGGCGATACCACGCCTTATTGCGCCGCTGCGACAGCCAAGGACAAATAATGCCAGCTGCTGCATCCGTAGCCTGTCCTTCATCTTTCCTATCGATAATGAGGACATCTGCTCCCCGCTTAGCCAAATGGTATGCGGTTGATGCTCCAGCAATTCCTGCACCAATGACAATGATTTTCATGATGATTTCACTTCTTTCTATAATCGCTCTTCTCATTATAACGAGATCCCTCTCAAATAGAAAAAGCCGCGTATGACGCGGCAATTTAAGTTTCTCATGAAGTGCAATGGTCTATTATCTAATTTTAATCATCTGACATATCCGTTAACGATATAGGTATTTCAACATAATCAGGTCCTACAATCTTTACACCATCTTTTTCATCTGAGCCCACCGCAACCGAAATACTGAACTTATCTGACTCTTGTATTGCCTTTTTATCAGAAACTAAGTCAATCACAACCGTTCCTGTACCGTCTCCCGTTGATTTATAGGCGTCTCGTCCTCTTCCAACTTCAATTATTGCTCTCCATTTATTTTCTGTATCCGCGGTAGTCAATGTCGTTATATAGTCCGCAGGTATGGATTTTGTTTCTTTTTCAGGATAACTGCTTGTAATGTTTGAAATATACCATTTATCAGGAATATTGAAAGCAACACCACCCCAGTCTTTAGGGTCGATTGAAATCGAAGCAACAATCTGTATATGTTCCGGAATTCCTTTGTCTCCCTTGATAAATAATGTTCCTTTTGCTGATGTATTCAAATCTGTAGAATCAGAACTCACGCTAAAACTTCTAGTTTGAACTATCTTTTCGTTAACTGCTGTTTTGTGAATAAATTTCTCTTGTCTTGATGACAGCTGTAAAATTAAAATGGCCACACTAATTATTAATACAGCAAGCAAAATGTATCTCGCTTTTATAGTCATATCTGCCCTCCTTAGCAGTCCACATAACTTTATCTTTTACGAAGTAAATCAGCTTCTAAATACTTTGTAAGGTAAATCGTTACTCCCAAATGATATTGTATAAATATCTTAACATATATTGGTTTTTCATCCTTATTGAATTAATCTTTCAGTTAGACACACACTTACCACTAAAATAAAAACAAACATAAGAAAAGACCGCCATCGGCGGTCTTGGACTTACAGCGACAGCACGAACAAAAAAAGCAATTCCCTCTCAAAAAGGAATTGCTTTACCTGTTGTTTTTGCTACGGGATCAGCCTGTTGTCGCAGGGCTGTTTAGTAAAAAAAGAGCCGCCCGCCCGCCGGCCGCCCCATCCTTTTTAAACTATTGCTGCTCTTTATCCAAATAACCGCTCACTAAATATGATATCATCTCAGCATTGGTGCTCCGCGGAGCGCTAGCAAAGTCATCGCGATTCGAACGCAATTGAAAATAATATGCAGCATCATTATCCTCATATAATCGTTCTCGCAATATACTCTTTTCACTTCCTAATTGATTTAAAATTTGTTCATAAAATTGTCCTTGAGTCAGCGTATCCACTGCGTCTAAATGAAAAATTCCTTTTAGCTCTTTTTCAATAATGAAGCGCAGCTGTTTAGCGAGCAAAACATCCAGAAGGTTGTTAAACATGAGATTGCTGTAAACCTCTATCTCTTTATTATTTTCGATACTATCTTTAACCGTGTTCCATCTCGGAGAATCTTTCCCCCATATCGCGGGTATTCTGACAATGATCGCTCGTTCATTCAAAATTTCTGTAAGCATGTTTTCACATTCGATTTTGAATTTCCCATAATCGGTGCCAGAAATAGGTAGATCTGTTTCAAAATGAGGCTTTGAAAAGTCCCCATCAAATACGTTCGTCGTAGAAAAGAAATACAGTCGGCTATTATGCTTAGCTAATTCCATAGCCAATTCTTTATGGAACAACAGCTGTTGATCAAACTCTCCTCTTAAGCAAGAAATAACAATATCGGGTTTAATCGAATGGATGATTTCCTTCATTTCAGCCATTTGCTCAACATCTAATTTGTACTGCTTATCAGTAGGCAGACTCGTAAATGATGAAGAATAAGTGCCATACAGGTCAAAACCGTGCTGCATTTCATCGACTAATGCTCTTCCTACAAGACCGCTTGCACCTAAAATAAGTACCTTTTGCATTATAAATACACTCCTCCAAGACACCTTTATTAGAAAACGATCCATGAGTAATAAAAGATACGCAGTCACTAAAACATAACAAGCCATACTTGTTTCTATTCCTTATTTCTTCCCAAAAAAACAGACGTAAACCAGCGGATTATACCCGTTGTTTACGCCTGCTTATTTCAAGCTATTCAATTAAAAGCTGACGGAGACACACGATGCTTGGTCGCCTGCTCAAAGCCATACGCGAGTTTAATTAAGGTAGGCTCGCTGAAGGCTGTACCGATAAAGGTGACCCCTTGCGGTCCCTTGGTCGTATAGCCGCCTTCGGCAATGATTCCCATCTCCGCATAACCGCCAGGCACGGTAATGACCGGATAACCCGCTCTTGCGGCAAGATCATCGCCATCATCATTGCCTAGGAACAACAAAGCATCCAGTTGATGCTCCTGTAAAGCGAAGTCAATCCCATGCTTGCCTGCCAGCTCTTTATTTCTCAAAATACTATCGACATATTCCTGTTCGGTCAACGTTCCGCTCGTTTCCTCTGCCGAAAGCAGCGTATCCTGCCCATATTTTAAAGCAATGTCTGCGTGCTCTTCGTTATAAGCAATTAGCTCCTTCAAGGAATGAACAGGAACCGATTCATCCAGCTTTCCGAGGTAGTCATTGATATATTTTTTGAATTCATATCGCAGCACATGCCAATCCCATTCAACCTTCTCACACGGCAGCTCAACGGGATCGATAATCGTCGCGCCAGCCTGTTTCAAAACCGCAATAGCCGACTCCATGATCGCAAGCCTGTCTTCGTCCAAATCTTTATAATAAAAGCGCGGAATTCCGATCCTTGCTTGCTTTAAATAACTAGCATCAAGGAATGGCGTATAGTCGGAATGAGCTTGCTTTGCCCCATTTACCGTAACCGCATCTCGCTCATCGGCGCCTGCCAATGTTCCAAGAAGAATAGCCGCATCCGTTACCGTTCTAGTCATCGGGCCTGCCGTATCCTGACTGTTTGTAATCGGTATAATGCCCGCTCGGCTTACTAACCCAATCGTTGGTTTAATTCCTACTAAGCTCGTTTGGCTTGCAGGGCTAATGATGGATCCCGAAGTTTCCGTTCCAATTGCAGCAGCTGCCAAGTTGGCGGCAACCGCAGCGCCTGATCCCGAGCTTGAACCGCCAATGAACAGCTCTCCCGGACCATATGGGTTAAGCACAAGGCCTCCTCTTGAGCTGTATCCCGCCCACATCGTGCCTGACATGAAATTAGCCCATTCTGTCATGTTCGCTTTGCCTAGCAGAACAGCTCCTGCGGCACGTAATTGTGAGGCAACAAAGGAATCTTCCGCAGCATATGAATTCGCTAAAGCTACTGATCCCGCGCTTGTGTGCATATTGTCGTTTGTATCGATGTTGTCCTTGAGCAAAATCGGAATACCGTGCAGGCTGCCACGACTCCCTTTTTCTTGTCGCTCTTTATCTAAAGCTTTGGCAATTTCAATGGCATCGGGATTCATTTCCAAAATAGATCGAAGAACGCCATCATATTTGCTGATTCGCTCCATATATAACTGGACCAGCTCTTCTGAGCTTATCCATCCCTTTTCCATTGCTGATTGCATGCTTGTAATATCCGCTTCCACAATCCATGTATCCTTATTCTCGATCACTTGATCATCCCCTTAACGCCTCTTCTAATAACCTACAAACCTAATCATATCCATTATTAGAGCAGCTGTCAGCGTAGAGAATGGGTATAACTAAGCTTTCCGGCAGCAGCTGTACGACTCAGTTGGAATCGCTGCCTTCTGTTATCGTTCCACCTTTTGAGAAACACTTATCGTAGATGTTCCCTTTCTTTTACCGAATGCCCCCATGTTCGTGCCCAGCACACCAACAACGATAACTGCAGCGCCAATG from Paenibacillus sp. FSL K6-3182 carries:
- a CDS encoding FAD-binding oxidoreductase, whose amino-acid sequence is MMKIIVIGAGIAGASTAYHLAKRGADVLIIDRKDEGQATDAAAGIICPWLSQRRNKAWYRLAKAGASYYPVLIEELESEGETETGYAKVGALSIHMDSEKIEKMEARAYKRLEEAPEIGEITQLDEQRTRELFPLLVEGYSSVHISGAARVDGRALRDALLRSAQRNGAELIYGDARLEYQSNRITGVTAQAISYPADIVIVCAGAWAGQLLQPLGINFKVSYQKAQIMHLQVPDAKQNTGIWPVVMPPSDQYLLAFDQQKIVIGATHENDIEGYDTRITSGGMHEILSKCLPFAPDLADSTFQEVRVGFRPFTADFLPVIGAIPDWEGLLAVNGLGASGLTMGPYIGDQLAKLALGMEVDIDLTDYEICKAIS
- a CDS encoding amidase family protein; the protein is MIENKDTWIVEADITSMQSAMEKGWISSEELVQLYMERISKYDGVLRSILEMNPDAIEIAKALDKERQEKGSRGSLHGIPILLKDNIDTNDNMHTSAGSVALANSYAAEDSFVASQLRAAGAVLLGKANMTEWANFMSGTMWAGYSSRGGLVLNPYGPGELFIGGSSSGSGAAVAANLAAAAIGTETSGSIISPASQTSLVGIKPTIGLVSRAGIIPITNSQDTAGPMTRTVTDAAILLGTLAGADERDAVTVNGAKQAHSDYTPFLDASYLKQARIGIPRFYYKDLDEDRLAIMESAIAVLKQAGATIIDPVELPCEKVEWDWHVLRYEFKKYINDYLGKLDESVPVHSLKELIAYNEEHADIALKYGQDTLLSAEETSGTLTEQEYVDSILRNKELAGKHGIDFALQEHQLDALLFLGNDDGDDLAARAGYPVITVPGGYAEMGIIAEGGYTTKGPQGVTFIGTAFSEPTLIKLAYGFEQATKHRVSPSAFN
- a CDS encoding sugar nucleotide-binding protein translates to MQKVLILGASGLVGRALVDEMQHGFDLYGTYSSSFTSLPTDKQYKLDVEQMAEMKEIIHSIKPDIVISCLRGEFDQQLLFHKELAMELAKHNSRLYFFSTTNVFDGDFSKPHFETDLPISGTDYGKFKIECENMLTEILNERAIIVRIPAIWGKDSPRWNTVKDSIENNKEIEVYSNLMFNNLLDVLLAKQLRFIIEKELKGIFHLDAVDTLTQGQFYEQILNQLGSEKSILRERLYEDNDAAYYFQLRSNRDDFASAPRSTNAEMISYLVSGYLDKEQQ